The nucleotide window CACGACCATTTTTTATACTGGCACCCATGGAAGATGTGACGGATGTTGTGTTCCGGCATGTCGTAAGTGAAGCGGGCAGACCGGATGTATTTTTTACGGAGTTTGCGAATACAGAGAGTTATTGTCACCCGGAGGGGCACCATAGTGTGCGCGGGCGGTTGACGTTTACAGCGGATGAACAGCCGATTGTGGCTCATATCTGGGGAGATAAACCAGAATTCTTTCGTGAGATGAGTATCGGTATGGCAAAGGAAGGCTTTAAAGGGATCGATATCAATATGGGTTGTCCGGTAGCCAATGTAGCCGAGAATGGAAAAGGAAGCGGACTGATCTGCCGTCCCGAAATTGCAGCTGATATCATTCAAGCAGCCAAAGCCGGAGGACTACCCGTCAGTGTAAAAACAAGGCTTGGTTTCACAGCTGTAGACGAATGGCGCGACTGGTTGACCCATATTTTGCAACAGGACATTGTGAATCTGTCCATTCACCTGCGGACGAGAGAAGAAATGAGCAAAGTAGACGCTCACTGGGAACTGATTCCGGAGATTAAGAAACTTCGTGATGAGATAGCACCCAAGACACTACTGACGATTAATGGGGATATTCCTGACCGTGAGACAGGCCTCAAACTTGTGGAGCAATATGGTGTGGATGGCATTATGATTGGACGCGGTATTTTCCAGAATCCGTTTGCTTTTGAGAAGGAGCCGAAGGAACATAGCAGTGAGGAATTGCTTGATCTGCTGCGGCTGCATCTGGATCTCCATGATCAATATTCAGGACAGGAGCCACGTTCGTTCAGTGCGCTTGCCCGTTTCTTTAAAGTCTATGTCCGTGGATTTCGAGGTGCAAGTGAACTTAGAAACAGCTTGATGAATGCCAAGTCGACAAGTGAAGTTCGTACGTTACTTAATGAATTTGGGAGTAAGGATCAAAATGAGGCGGAGGAACGTGGGATTTAAGTTTCCGAGTTTGGAGAAAAAATGAAAATTGATTGATATACACCCCTTAGAAAGACATTGAGATAAGCCCTTGGTTTATCCGATGAGATTCTAGGGGGTATTTTCATGATGAGACCCGCAGATACAAACCGAATAAACATGTCATCTTCAATAATGATATTGATAATCAAACTCATTTAGAATACGATCTATATTAAAATGTGATTTGAAGGAGTGAAGATAGATGCATGAAGAACCGAGCTTAACCGATTATTTCACCAATGAAATGATTGAGAAGATTGCTCGATTATGGTCACACACTCCCATTTCATTAATAGACGTTCGCAGTAAATGGGTCTATCCGAATCGTCCTATCGAAAATTATCGAATGCCTAGCAGCATGCTGGTTTATGCATATGGTGGACTCGCGGATGTAAAACTGAATCATATTCATTACAGTATGAATCGTTTTGGAATTTTTCATGGAGGCAAGGGAGCAGAATTAAGTATTTCGCCTTCAGATTCACAGATTCATACGATCATGGTTCTTTACAAACCGGAGCCGCCTTCCTTCTATAAGAAAGAAATAATTCGGTTATTGGACCAGATTGATCCATTTATACAGCTGTACGGGTACGTTCCCCAAAACCCGATACAGTTCCAAGACAAATTCCAGCAGATGTTGGACAGTTGGCAACGTATAACGGCAATGAACCAATTTCGTGCCAAAAATCTCCTGTATCAAATTATTTACGATATTTACAAGGATATGCAAACGGAAGGTGTGCATTATCTTCAACCCGATCCGGTCAATTCGGCCAAACAATATCTTAATGAACACTACAGAGAACCAATTTTGTTTCAGGAAATAGCCGATATGTTTTCCATTAGTAATGGCCAACTGACTCGTTTGTTCAAAAAAAAGGAAGGCATAGGATTGCAAGAGTATCTGATTCAAAAGCGGCTTGAAGTAGCGCGAAATCTTCTGACCAATACGGAATCGACAATCAAGGAAATTGCTCTGGGTTGTGGTTTTATAGATGAGAAGAACCTGTTTCGTATGTTTAGAAAGCATTATAAGATGACCCCTAACGATTATCGGAAAATAAAAGCACCAGGCATGCCGGATTATGGTATTGATAATAATTCTCACCGTTTATACAATGAGGAAGGGCTAGACAACCTAGCCAAAATACATAGTGACGGGGAGTTAACCATGTTTGGACAAACAAGAAGCAAGGAAATGATAATGGCCGCGATGATGAGCTTGATGTTGTTGTTATCAGCGTGCTCGGGTACTGTACCGGCCAATAACGGAGCCACAGCAAGTGAGACACCGGCGCAGACGCAACAGGTACAATCATCGTCAAGTGCGGAGACGAAGGTAGCCGAGTCCACTCCGAAGACAAGGACGGTCAACACGATTATGGGGGAAATAGAAGTTCCATCTAATCTTAATCGAGTAGTCGTGAATTGGTACGCTGGAGATGCGGTTACTTTAGGCTTAAATATTGTAGGTACAACGGTTGGGCAGAGTACCGAAAGTTCTTACAACAAGCTTCCTTATTGGGATGAGTTATCCAAATATACGTTCATTGAAAAGTGGGAACCGGAAGATATAATGGCACTTGAACCAGATTTGATCATTACGCATAAGGAAGAGGACTTCGATAAATTCAGAAATATTGCTCCGGTGCTTGTGATTTCAGGTAATGAAATGACACCAACAGAGAGATTGAAGTTTCTAGGAGAAGCAACTGGACGTGGCGAGATTGCGACTCAAGTGTTGGATAACTTCGAGACCAGGCTAACTACTGCCAAACAATTGATAAACAGCGATCGATTCAAAGACCAGACGTTTACTATTAATCAGGATTGGGGTTCAACCGGATCGTGGGCTGGCATTGGATTTGAAAGCGAGTCTCGTGGCGGAACGCTTCTATACAATTTCCTAGGAACAAAATTACCGGATAACGTGCAGGCTCTGCTCGACAAATCGGGGGATGATTATGCCATCCTTAGTTATGAAGTTGCCCATGAGTATTTTGGTGACTATGTATTATGGTTCGAATCTCCGGGCAAAGAATCGGAATATCAAAAGACAGAAATTTGGAACAGTATTCCAGCCGTTGCCAATCATAAAATTGCAATTATTCCGGCAGAGGAATATGGGCTATTCTTTTTCTCCGACGTAGCTGCCATGACTGCGCAACTGGATTATATCACGAACCTTCTGCAATCATTAGAAGGCTAATATGGAAGCCAGTCGATCTTCTGCTTCTCTGCTCCCCAAAAGTCGACTCCTGTTGTACACAATAACAGGAGTCATTCTTCTAATTATCATGTCGTTTCTCTCTATTTCTCTGGGTGCGGCAGATATGCAATTTTCAACCGCTTGGGGAGCCATTTTTGGCTTTGATGCTGCAATTACAGAGCATCAGATTGTTAGAACGTTCCGATTGCCTCGAACCTTTGCGGACATTATAGTCGGCAGTAGTCTTGCCCTTTGCGGTGCGATCATGCAGGGAACGACGCGTAATCCATTGGCCGACTCGGGACTGATGGGGATCAGTTCCGGCGCGGTGTTTGCCATAGCGCTGAGCATGGCCTTTTTCCCGGCTTCTACTTATGGTGTGACCATGTTGTTTGCTTGTATGGGGGCAGCTATTACAACGGGACTGACATATTTTATTGCTTCAGTCGGAAAGCGCGGAATGACTCCCCAACGATTGGTACTGGGAGGAATGTCCATTTCGATGCTGTTTGGTGCATTCTCCCAATTTATTGCTATCAGATATCAATTGGGAGAATCACTGGCATTTTGGACGGCAGGAGGAACAGCAGGAGCAACGTGGAGTGAAGTAATGTTTGTTACTCCTGTTTTTCTAGCAGGTGTAGTTGCGTCCATTGTGTTGTCCCCATTCGTAGCTGCCATGAGTTTAGGAGAAGAGGTAGCCTCTGGATTGGGATTGAAAACACGATATATTGTACTAATGTCAACGATTGTAGTGCTTGTTCTAACGGGGTTGTCGGTTATCGTAG belongs to Paenibacillus sp. FSL H8-0079 and includes:
- a CDS encoding iron ABC transporter permease, which translates into the protein MEASRSSASLLPKSRLLLYTITGVILLIIMSFLSISLGAADMQFSTAWGAIFGFDAAITEHQIVRTFRLPRTFADIIVGSSLALCGAIMQGTTRNPLADSGLMGISSGAVFAIALSMAFFPASTYGVTMLFACMGAAITTGLTYFIASVGKRGMTPQRLVLGGMSISMLFGAFSQFIAIRYQLGESLAFWTAGGTAGATWSEVMFVTPVFLAGVVASIVLSPFVAAMSLGEEVASGLGLKTRYIVLMSTIVVLVLTGLSVIVVGPVGFVGLITPHIVRGLVGVDYRYIIPVSGIYGALLTVSADLAGRLINKPYETPIGVTFAVIGVPYFLYLVRKQRKEIQ
- a CDS encoding tRNA-dihydrouridine synthase, which produces MTKENFWRELPRPFFILAPMEDVTDVVFRHVVSEAGRPDVFFTEFANTESYCHPEGHHSVRGRLTFTADEQPIVAHIWGDKPEFFREMSIGMAKEGFKGIDINMGCPVANVAENGKGSGLICRPEIAADIIQAAKAGGLPVSVKTRLGFTAVDEWRDWLTHILQQDIVNLSIHLRTREEMSKVDAHWELIPEIKKLRDEIAPKTLLTINGDIPDRETGLKLVEQYGVDGIMIGRGIFQNPFAFEKEPKEHSSEELLDLLRLHLDLHDQYSGQEPRSFSALARFFKVYVRGFRGASELRNSLMNAKSTSEVRTLLNEFGSKDQNEAEERGI
- a CDS encoding AraC family transcriptional regulator, giving the protein MHEEPSLTDYFTNEMIEKIARLWSHTPISLIDVRSKWVYPNRPIENYRMPSSMLVYAYGGLADVKLNHIHYSMNRFGIFHGGKGAELSISPSDSQIHTIMVLYKPEPPSFYKKEIIRLLDQIDPFIQLYGYVPQNPIQFQDKFQQMLDSWQRITAMNQFRAKNLLYQIIYDIYKDMQTEGVHYLQPDPVNSAKQYLNEHYREPILFQEIADMFSISNGQLTRLFKKKEGIGLQEYLIQKRLEVARNLLTNTESTIKEIALGCGFIDEKNLFRMFRKHYKMTPNDYRKIKAPGMPDYGIDNNSHRLYNEEGLDNLAKIHSDGELTMFGQTRSKEMIMAAMMSLMLLLSACSGTVPANNGATASETPAQTQQVQSSSSAETKVAESTPKTRTVNTIMGEIEVPSNLNRVVVNWYAGDAVTLGLNIVGTTVGQSTESSYNKLPYWDELSKYTFIEKWEPEDIMALEPDLIITHKEEDFDKFRNIAPVLVISGNEMTPTERLKFLGEATGRGEIATQVLDNFETRLTTAKQLINSDRFKDQTFTINQDWGSTGSWAGIGFESESRGGTLLYNFLGTKLPDNVQALLDKSGDDYAILSYEVAHEYFGDYVLWFESPGKESEYQKTEIWNSIPAVANHKIAIIPAEEYGLFFFSDVAAMTAQLDYITNLLQSLEG